Genomic window (Paenibacillus sp. PK3_47):
GCAGTTCTTGTCCCCCATGCTCTTCCTTCCCTCCCGGTTCCGAAGCCTGCCGCAGTACCCCCTTCTCCCACACGCTCAGCCTTACCGTAAGCGGCCCCCGCACTGCGCCTGTGTCCGGCCCGGCTGCAAGGGCCTGCACCTCAAGCCTGCCTTTCCTCACAGAAGTACGGATCGTTACATCCTCCAGCGACAGCCGGGGATAGCCCTCCAGATACACATCCTGCCAGATGCCCCGGCTGATCCGGCCGTACCAGGAGCCCATGAGTCCGGTGATTTTGGACATGCCGCCCGCAAGCGTCACAGTGTCGAAACTGCTGCACACTATATGCAGGTGATGTTCATGGCCCTGCTCCACCATGGAAGTAATATCAAGCCGCAGCGGCAAATATCCGTCTTCCCATACGCCAGCCTCTTTGCGGTCAATATAAATAACGGCCTTCTGCATAATACCGTCCAGACGGAGCACAATCCGCTGCCCGGCCATACGCTCCGGAACCCGGAACATGCGGTGAAGCACACCTGCTTCAGCTGCGTCCCATTCCTCCGGATAACCGTGAAGATCAAACGGGGCATAATCATATTCAGGGATTTTCCCGAAGCTTTTGCCGCCCGGAAGCGGATAGCTCCTTCTCCAGCTTGACGGCACCTGCAGCTTGCGTGCTTCATAGAGGATTTTTTCAGGCAGCCTGCGGCATTGCGGCTGATCATACAGGGGCATGAAATCCCATTCCCCGTTCAGACATAGCAGATTACGCATCTCTTGTTCCCAGCTTTCCGGCGAAGGAGCGGACCTCAAGCACCGGCGTAAGCTTGCGCCACAGCTCCTGGCCTGCAGGTGCTCCCTCCCATTTAATAAAATGCGGCTCCATTACTTCCGCCCAGTTATCCGGACGCAGCGATGTCTTCAATTTTCCGGCATAAGGGGCAGGCTCGCGGGTATCCGGCTGCTCCGCATAAAAAAACAGCACATTCTCATGCAGCCCGATCACGCCATACTTATCCCCATCCCCCGGCCGTTCCTCCTGGTACTGGTAGTGGTAATAAATGTAACTCGCAGTTTCTTCGGGCTTGAGCAGCGCCAGCCGTCCGTAAGGCCTGCTTTCAGTACTGCTGCGTTCCCAATGCTGTGCTGACACCGGCCGCTGATAATGAAAAATATCCGTCAAAGCCGCCCAGCGCCGCCCCCTGTTTCCTCCGGGCCAACCAGCCAGCCTCTTCGAAGCTTCCGGCAGCAGATCTTCCGGCGGAACCGGCGTCCCCAGGCATTCATAATAAAGAAACAGCTGGCTGCCGCAGCCAAACAGGCTTAAATGATCCACTTGGGCACGCTTCATAACTTCAATTAGTGAACTGGAGACCTCACGGCTCTGAAAAAAAGCAGTTGTATCCTCACCTTCCAGCCCTTCTGATCTATAAATACAGCGCTTCATGCAGCACCTCCTGTCGTTAGCTTCCCCTTTATGTTACCGCATACAATTTTGTCCCGCCTTGACGATGCTGACCTTGTTTAGCACGATAGCGACATCCGCTTAATAAACTTCTTTCCAGGGACGCTGGCCCATCCGATAACCACTGCTAGTGTCTTGCCTAACAACACTCCTGTATAGCCACCTCTGATTTCTCACTTTCGCCCTCCCCAGCACTGTTCAAGGGTACTTCTACCTCTGATTTTCCCAATTTCGCACTTCCCCGCACAATTCAAAGGTACTTCTACCCCTGTTTTCTCACTTTCGCCCTCCCCAGCACAATTCAAAGGTACTTCTACCTCTGCTGTTTTCTCACTTTCGCCCTCCCCCGTACTGTTCAAAGGTACTTCTACCCCTGTTTTCTCACTTTCGCCCTCTTCAGCACAATTCAAGGGTACTTCTACCTCTGATTTCTCACTTCCGCCCCGTCCAGCACAATTCAAGGGTACTTCTACCTTCGATTTCTCACTTTCGCCCTCTTCTGCACCATTCAAGGGTACTTCTACCTCTGCTTCCTCACTTTCGCCCTCTTCTGCACAATTCAAGGGTACTTCTACCTCTGATTTCTCACTTTCGCCCTCTTCTGCACCATTCAAGGGTACTTCTACCTCTGCTTCCTCACTTTCGCCCTCCCCAGCACAATTCAAGGGTATTTCTACCCCTGTTTTCTCACTTTCGCCCTTCCCCGCACAATTCAAGGATACTTATACCCCCGTTTTCTCACTTTCGCCCTCCCCCGCACAATTCAAAGGCACTTCTACCTCTGTTTTCTCACTTTCGCCCTCCCTAGCACAATTCAAGGGTACTTCTACCTCTGTTTTCTCACTTTCGCCCTCCCCTGTACAATTCAAGGGTACTTCTACCTCCGATTCCTCACTTTCGCCCTCCTTCGCTCAAGTCAAAGGTATTTCTACCCCTGTTTTCTTACTTTCGTCCTCCCCCACATAATTCAAAGGTACTTCTACCCCCGTTTTCTCACTTTCGCCCTCCCCAGCCCGATTCAAGGGTACTTCTACCTCTGGTTTCTCACTTTCGCCCTCCCCCGCACAATTCAAGGGTACCTCTACCTCCGATTCCTCACTTTCGCCCTCCCTCGCACAATTCAGGGGTACTTCTACCTCTGATTTTCCCAATTTCGCACTTCCAGCCCAATTCAAGGGTACTTCTACCTCTGGTTTCTCACTTTCGCCCTCCTTCGCTCAATTCAAAGGTATTTCTACCTCTGATTTTCCCAATTTCGCACTTCCCCGCACAATTCAAAGGTACTTCTACCTCTGATTTCTCAGAAATTGAGCCACTGGCTAAATTCAACGGGATTTCTCCCGTTAATCTCACAGAAATTGAGCCACTGGCTAAATTCAACGGGATTTCTCCCGTTAATCTCACAGAAATTGAGCCACAGACCAAATTCAACGGGATTTCTCCCGTTAATCTCGCAAAAAATGGGCCGCCTGCACCATTCAACGGGACTTTTCCCGTTAATCTCACAGAAATTGAGCCACTGGCTAAATTCAACGGGACTTTTCCCGTTAATCTCACAGAAATTGAACCACTGGCTAAATTCAACGGGACTTCTCCCGTTAATCTCACAGAAAATGAGCCACTGGCTAAATTCAACGGGACTTTTCCCGTTAATCTCACAGAAATTGAGCCACTGGCTAAATTCAACGGGACTTTTCCCGTTAAACTCGCAGAAATTGAGCCACTGGCTAAATTCAACGGGACTTTTCCCGTTAATCTCACAGAAATTGAGCCACTGGCTAAATTCAACGGGACTTTTCCCGTTAAACTCGCAGAAATTGAGCCACTGGCTAAATTCAACGGGACTTTTCCCGTTAATCTCACAGAAATTGAACCACTGGCTAAATTCAACGGGATTTCTCCCGTTAATCTCACAGAAATTGAGCCACAGACCAAATTCAACGGGACTTCTCCCGTTAATCTCGCAAAAAATGGGCCGCCTGCACCATTCAACGGGACTTTTCCCGTTAATCTCACAGAAATTGAACCACTGGCTAAATTCAACGGGACTTTTCCCGTTGACCCTGCCAACCGGCCTCTATGCTCACTGCCCAACGGCCGCCGCACGCCGGGAGCTCCTTAACAAGAACAAAAAAAGCGCCCTCCCCCAGGAAAGGCGCTAGCCCACTTTATGGCATCACGGAGAACGTGATGTCATCGAACAGCATGTAGTCGAAGCCGCTGGTGTAGAATCCCACCTTGCCTGACGGCCGGTGGCCGGGATCGCTGCCGGCCAGCCTTGGTGCGCCGTCCACGGATACGGCGATATCGCCGTCCTTGACCGTGACTCTTACCGTGTACTCCGTATCCGGCTGCAGGTCATGGGCCGGCAGAACGTTCTCGGTAAGCTTCTGCCAGGCCGTGCCATACAAGATCCAGGCTGACGTTCCATCCGCCCGGGTGCGGTAGCCGATCCGGGTGGAACCGGCGCTGTCCTGGCGGTCGAAGATGTACAGGATGCCGTTATCCGGCATCACGGACGGTGTCTTCAGCACGAAATCCAGCTGATACGATGTGAAGCTGCGGTCAAGCAGTCCGGTGGCGCCGTTCAGCAGCTTATATCTGCGGTTGCCGTCCGGATCGGCAGCAATGCTGCGGTTCGGGTCAACCGGCCAGCCGTTGCCGCCGTTCTCGAAGTTCGTCTCATGCATGATATTGGAGACCGTTACGGCAATATCGGCTTTGATCTGCGGGTTCACCACCGACACAGCGGTGATTACCGTCTCCCCTCCGTACACAGCGCTGACCACTCCGGTCTGATCGACTGTTGCCACCGCCGGGTCAGCCGACTGCCACGTAACCCCTGTATCCGGTGTATCTGACGGATCGAAGGCCAGCTGCAGCTGCTGCTGTTCCCCTGCAGCAAGCCGCACATCGCTCTGCACTGGAATGATCCCGGCCAGCTCAGTAGTCAGCTCCTTAAACTGGATGTCATCGAAGTGCATCTGGCTGACATTGCTGACATAGAAGCCGACCTTCCCTTCCGCATTATGCCCCGGGTCATTGCCCTTCAGGCGGAATGCCCCATCCAGGTAGACGCTGATGTCGCCGCCCTTCACCAGCATGCGGACCGCATATTCCGTATCCGGCTGCAGGTCATGCCCCGGCAGCTTCACTTCCTTCAGCACGGTCCACGCAGAATTGTACAGCAGCCAGGCGGAGCTTCCGTCCGCGCGGGTCTTATAGCCGATCCGGGTAGAGCCGCTTCCTGCCTGACGGTCGAAGATATACAGAGTCGCGTTATCGCCCAGCACCGCCGGGGTCTTCAGCTTGAAGCTCAGCTCATAGTCCGAGAAGGATTTGGGGCTAAGCGACGAGGCTCCGTTCAGAATCTTGTACCAGCGGTTCGTGCCAATCTTCTCAATACTGCGGTTTGCATCCTGCAGCCAGCCGTTCGCGCCGGACTCGAAATCTGTGTAATCCATCACGCCATCGCCGGCCTCCACGTGAACTGTAACCGTGGTACTCAGCAGCGGATTCTCCACTGAAGCTACCGTGATCACCGTGGTCCCTACAGCCCGGCCGGTTACGGTTCCTGCCCCGTCCACTGCCGCGATAGCCGGATCAGCCGAAGTGAAGGTCAAGGCTGGATTATCCGCGTTCCAGGGGAGGACCGCCGTGCGCAGCTTCACTGTTTTCCAGCGGTCTACAGTAATCTCGCTGTCATAGACACTTACCCCCTGCACGGGATAGCTGTCCGCACCGGCTGTCGTACCTGCCTTACCGGTGACGCCGATCTCAGCAAACGGAATCTCCGGGAAGCCGGGAATCACATCATATACCTCCGCATCCGGCCGCAGCGACAGATCGCCGCCCGCCAGATCGGTGAAGCCGGGATCACCTGCAGTCACCCAGTTATTCGCATACTGGACCAGCCCGAACTTGTCGTACGCGCCATACACATTGGTTGTTACACTGCGCGGAATCGACGGGTTGTAGATGACATTGCCCTGGAACGTGTTGGTGTCAGGATAATAACGGTTCTCCGTGAAGAAATCCGCCAGCTCGGGATACTTGGCCAGGTAAGGTGTTCCGATGAAATTATTATTCGCTGCGAACAAGGCCTGCCACTTCGGCATGTAGTTCAGCGGCACCTGATCATCCGGCTGATCGCCCAGGAACATATCCGCATAGTCATACGGAAGTTTGCTGTCAATGAAGATATTGTTGCGGGTCAGAATATGAGAACCGCCGTTATTTTTAATAGCCGAATTGCCCATCTTGTAGAAAATATTCTCGTCGATCGTCAGCCCCATCGTAAAGTTGTCGGGATACACGCCCTCTACTCCTGCTTTGCTCTCGCCGATGTTATGGAAGTAGTTGCGCCGGATCACCGTGCCCCGCTCATGGGGCTGCTCCCCCGCGTTCATGTAGATCGCTCCGAGGTCGGAGAAGGTCGTACATACATCATAGATCTCGTTATATTCCACGGTATGGTCATTGCCGAAGATCAGCACGCCGGGATGGGGCGCGTCATGCAGCTCATTGTGCGACATGCGGTTGCCCACGCCCGACAGCAATACCCCGGGATTATAGGCTTTGTGATAGTAGGCAAAATCGTGAATATGCGAATTCTCCACCCTGTTGTTCCCCGGCGCAAGCGTCGTTTTGTTGCCTCCGGCCAGCGTGACCGCAGTCCCCCCGATATGGTGGATGTGGGTACTAAGAATAGCATGGTCTGTCCCCGGTGCCCCTTCAAAATTATTGTAGTAGAACCGGCTCTGGGTGTTGACCAGCACCCCGCTGTTGGTGAAATTGCGGATCTCGCTGTTCAGAATACGCATCTGCTTGCCGCCCATGAACACCGCCGCCGAGTCGCGGCCGTTCTCCAGCACCAGCTCGGAGAAGTCGATATAAGAAGCGTTCAGCGCGTTGATCATCGGCGTCTTCAGCATTGTGACTTCAATGCCCGGGTCCGCCGAGGCGGCAAATCCGGCATTGGGCAGAAAATACAGCTTGCCCGCCTCACGGTCAATGTAGTATTCGCCGGGCATGTCGATCTCCTCCAGCAGGTTCTGCGCGAAGTGGAAGTCCGGGTACCAGTTCTTGAAGATACCGCTCATTTCGCCGTAGCGTAGAGTAATACTTTTGGCGGCGGTGTCGATGGAAGCGATCTTGTTATACGACCACTCCCAGCTGTAGCCAAAGATCCCGTCGAGCCAAATGTCGTCGGCCTGCGTCCAGTATTGCGGACGGTCGTACGTATAGGTGAAGGTGCCGCCGCGTGTATGCACCTCCCCGTTCGGGTCCTTGCGGGTCGGGCCCGGGTCGAGAATCTCATCCATCTGGACCGTGCCTTCATTCGGCCAGCGGGCCAGCGTCATGCCCTCTCCGGCTACATACAGCTCCATCGGCGGGACTTTGCTGAGGTCATTAGCCAGATAATAGCCGTGCCGGCTGAGCTCGCCGTAATCAGTAATCCCGAGAGCGGCCAGATCGGCC
Coding sequences:
- a CDS encoding Ig-like domain-containing protein; the encoded protein is MKKRLFAALMAGLLVLTIPVPPVASSDPAEEKGSGKTFYVSVNGSDSNSGKKNAPFLTLERARDAIRTLKAGKGLPKGGVTVYLREGRYERTSSFELRQQDSGEAGKPITYTAYPGESVTLSGSEQLEKSAFVPVTDNAVLGRIISTEARSQVLEADLAALGITDYGELSRHGYYLANDLSKVPPMELYVAGEGMTLARWPNEGTVQMDEILDPGPTRKDPNGEVHTRGGTFTYTYDRPQYWTQADDIWLDGIFGYSWEWSYNKIASIDTAAKSITLRYGEMSGIFKNWYPDFHFAQNLLEEIDMPGEYYIDREAGKLYFLPNAGFAASADPGIEVTMLKTPMINALNASYIDFSELVLENGRDSAAVFMGGKQMRILNSEIRNFTNSGVLVNTQSRFYYNNFEGAPGTDHAILSTHIHHIGGTAVTLAGGNKTTLAPGNNRVENSHIHDFAYYHKAYNPGVLLSGVGNRMSHNELHDAPHPGVLIFGNDHTVEYNEIYDVCTTFSDLGAIYMNAGEQPHERGTVIRRNYFHNIGESKAGVEGVYPDNFTMGLTIDENIFYKMGNSAIKNNGGSHILTRNNIFIDSKLPYDYADMFLGDQPDDQVPLNYMPKWQALFAANNNFIGTPYLAKYPELADFFTENRYYPDTNTFQGNVIYNPSIPRSVTTNVYGAYDKFGLVQYANNWVTAGDPGFTDLAGGDLSLRPDAEVYDVIPGFPEIPFAEIGVTGKAGTTAGADSYPVQGVSVYDSEITVDRWKTVKLRTAVLPWNADNPALTFTSADPAIAAVDGAGTVTGRAVGTTVITVASVENPLLSTTVTVHVEAGDGVMDYTDFESGANGWLQDANRSIEKIGTNRWYKILNGASSLSPKSFSDYELSFKLKTPAVLGDNATLYIFDRQAGSGSTRIGYKTRADGSSAWLLYNSAWTVLKEVKLPGHDLQPDTEYAVRMLVKGGDISVYLDGAFRLKGNDPGHNAEGKVGFYVSNVSQMHFDDIQFKELTTELAGIIPVQSDVRLAAGEQQQLQLAFDPSDTPDTGVTWQSADPAVATVDQTGVVSAVYGGETVITAVSVVNPQIKADIAVTVSNIMHETNFENGGNGWPVDPNRSIAADPDGNRRYKLLNGATGLLDRSFTSYQLDFVLKTPSVMPDNGILYIFDRQDSAGSTRIGYRTRADGTSAWILYGTAWQKLTENVLPAHDLQPDTEYTVRVTVKDGDIAVSVDGAPRLAGSDPGHRPSGKVGFYTSGFDYMLFDDITFSVMP